In a single window of the Patescibacteria group bacterium genome:
- the rpmG gene encoding 50S ribosomal protein L33, with protein MAKNSKRQITVLRNKATGSRYYTVKNTLNTPDKLEFKKFDPKTRKVETFVEIKAKFN; from the coding sequence ATGGCAAAAAACAGCAAAAGACAAATCACAGTACTTAGGAACAAGGCAACCGGCAGTCGCTATTATACTGTCAAGAACACCCTGAACACCCCTGACAAATTGGAGTTTAAAAAGTTCGACCCTAAAACCCGAAAAGTCGAAACCTTTGTCGAGATCAAAGCTAAATTTAACTAA
- a CDS encoding exodeoxyribonuclease III — protein sequence MSLFSWNVNGIRAVLRKGEFETFMKRYQPDILCIQETKAQQEQVEIELPGYFEYWNSAHKKGYSGTAIFSKIKPLKVTNGFPEDLAKKYKLLDSQGRNSEEEGRIIAAEYKKFYVVTVYTPNSKDDLSRIPLRHKHWDPAFLEYCNILEKTKPVLICGDLNVAHTENDLARPKPNIGKHGFTSEERQGVDNFISNGYIDTLRMFKKGSGYYTWWTHWGNARANNVGWRIDYWLASKGLKKSIKSAEIHPDQMGSDHCPISVELSI from the coding sequence ATTAGTTTATTTTCATGGAATGTAAATGGTATTCGTGCGGTATTGAGAAAAGGTGAATTCGAAACCTTCATGAAGCGCTACCAGCCCGATATTTTGTGTATCCAAGAAACTAAAGCCCAACAGGAGCAAGTAGAGATTGAGCTACCAGGCTATTTCGAGTATTGGAACTCAGCCCATAAAAAGGGTTATAGCGGCACTGCCATATTTAGTAAAATAAAACCGCTCAAGGTCACAAATGGCTTCCCGGAAGATCTGGCCAAAAAGTATAAGCTGCTCGATAGCCAGGGCCGTAATAGTGAGGAAGAGGGCAGGATTATAGCCGCAGAATATAAAAAGTTTTATGTAGTTACCGTTTATACGCCCAACTCTAAAGACGATTTGAGCCGTATTCCTCTTAGGCACAAGCATTGGGATCCAGCTTTTTTAGAATATTGTAATATTCTCGAGAAGACCAAGCCAGTATTGATATGTGGCGATCTTAATGTCGCACATACCGAAAATGATTTGGCCAGACCAAAGCCTAATATTGGCAAGCACGGCTTTACAAGTGAAGAGAGGCAAGGCGTTGATAATTTCATATCTAATGGCTACATAGATACTTTGCGCATGTTTAAGAAGGGTAGTGGATATTACACATGGTGGACTCACTGGGGTAATGCTAGGGCTAATAATGTTGGCTGGAGAATTGACTACTGGCTGGCCTCGAAGGGACTCAAAAAGAGTATTAAATCTGCTGAAATTCACCCCGATCAGATGGGTAGTGACCACTGCCCGATATCTGTCGAGCTGTCCATATGA
- a CDS encoding 2'-5' RNA ligase family protein translates to MMRYLIAIPLPESDSTSFIKLRDSFRHYAPRWKLTLGPHITIDRPQDSLVPCEMAIELFSNAPVSPSFKMQFSKVEAFIGKRNSAVYFEPESHLPFNNIKSLYQPIADKIVKSGDEGWAFHPHLTLINRLRSEPAQEALNELAHIQSSEASAFKDFSYLLDSVCLYKKESSDEIWHEIARNSLSVSNAT, encoded by the coding sequence ATGATGCGCTATTTGATTGCTATACCTCTCCCAGAATCCGACTCAACATCATTTATAAAGTTGCGCGATAGCTTTAGGCACTACGCTCCAAGGTGGAAGCTTACCCTGGGGCCTCATATAACTATAGATCGCCCACAAGATTCTCTGGTGCCGTGTGAAATGGCCATAGAGCTATTTAGTAATGCACCAGTATCACCTAGCTTCAAAATGCAATTTAGCAAGGTCGAGGCTTTTATTGGCAAGCGCAACAGTGCGGTTTACTTTGAGCCAGAAAGCCACCTGCCCTTCAACAATATTAAGAGTCTATACCAGCCGATAGCCGATAAAATAGTTAAAAGCGGTGATGAAGGCTGGGCATTCCACCCTCACTTGACACTAATTAATCGGCTGAGAAGCGAGCCAGCACAGGAGGCTCTTAACGAGTTGGCTCATATACAGTCCAGCGAGGCATCTGCCTTTAAAGATTTTTCATATCTTCTCGACAGCGTATGCCTATATAAGAAGGAAAGCAGCGATGAGATTTGGCATGAAATTGCTCGGAACAGCCTTTCGGTGTCAAATGCGACTTGA
- a CDS encoding 4a-hydroxytetrahydrobiopterin dehydratase → MDDLANKACFACEGGTPPLTSKEITKYQAQVDSQWAVIKNHSIKKKFKFEDFKQAMVFVNKVADLANSEGHHPDIYIFYSIVEIELYTHAVKGLSENDFIMAAKMDKIKQ, encoded by the coding sequence ATGGATGATTTAGCTAATAAAGCCTGCTTTGCCTGCGAGGGAGGCACACCACCACTCACAAGCAAAGAAATAACAAAGTACCAAGCCCAGGTTGATTCTCAGTGGGCAGTAATAAAGAACCATAGCATAAAGAAGAAATTTAAGTTTGAAGATTTCAAACAAGCCATGGTTTTTGTAAATAAAGTTGCCGACTTAGCCAATAGCGAAGGCCACCACCCTGATATCTATATATTTTATAGCATCGTAGAGATCGAACTATATACTCATGCGGTCAAGGGCTTAAGTGAGAATGACTTTATAATGGCAGCCAAAATGGATAAAATTAAGCAATAA
- a CDS encoding thioredoxin domain-containing protein, with protein sequence MKKNLPTIIIVALIVLIIGFVAYAISRPEESIKIQDKNSIVRPTVEADPAKLSQGNFQGPIDAKVTLSEFGDYECPACEKYQPVIKEQILPKYQDKLKFVFLNYPLPVHKNAQTAAQAAEAAALQGKFWEMHDILYQRQSQWVEQKDPSSKYEEYAKEIGINIDKYRDDYNGQIVFDIINQQAGLGDAFKIPGTPTFFVNGIIVDTSKGSDAITDAIDKAFAQ encoded by the coding sequence ATGAAAAAAAACCTACCAACAATTATAATAGTTGCCCTGATCGTTTTAATAATTGGTTTTGTTGCATACGCAATTTCAAGGCCAGAAGAATCTATTAAGATTCAAGACAAGAATAGTATTGTAAGACCTACCGTAGAAGCTGACCCAGCCAAGCTTTCTCAGGGCAACTTTCAGGGGCCGATTGATGCCAAGGTTACGCTCTCAGAATTCGGAGATTATGAGTGCCCAGCCTGCGAGAAGTATCAACCGGTAATTAAAGAACAGATACTACCTAAGTACCAAGACAAATTAAAATTCGTGTTCCTTAATTATCCTTTGCCAGTCCATAAAAATGCCCAAACCGCTGCCCAGGCCGCCGAAGCCGCTGCCTTGCAGGGAAAATTCTGGGAAATGCATGACATATTGTATCAGAGGCAGAGCCAGTGGGTAGAGCAGAAAGACCCAAGTAGCAAGTATGAAGAATACGCCAAGGAGATAGGTATAAATATCGATAAATACCGGGATGATTATAATGGGCAGATTGTGTTTGATATCATTAATCAGCAGGCAGGCCTCGGGGATGCATTCAAGATACCTGGAACACCGACATTTTTCGTAAATGGCATAATTGTAGATACTAGCAAGGGGTCGGATGCCATTACGGACGCAATCGATAAGGCTTTTGCTCAATAA